The following nucleotide sequence is from Flavobacterium sp. N1736.
TTTTAAAAATGAACGCATGGAAGTTGTCAATGATAATATTGAAGAACAGGGAAATCTGAAATTATTACTGAACTCACAAGAAAATGTGGTTCCTGAAGTTTCAAAAGAAGAATTTGATAAATACCTAAAAACCATTCCTTTTGATCTTAAAGCATTTGAAGATGAAGCTATTGTAAATCGTCCCGATTATTTAGCCAAACAAAAAGATATTGAAGCAAATGAATTGAATGTAAAATGGCAAAAATCACTTTCTGTTCCTGATATTACTGTAGGCGCAAATTACGACCAACGAAGCGGCGCTTTTAATAAAGAAGCAAACTTAACACTTGGAATTCCGTTACCACTTTGGAACAAAAACAAAGGAAATATTAAATATGCTCAAACTATTTTAGAACAGTCGAAAGTTGAAAAACAAAATTTTGACCTGCAATTGCAAACCGAAATCACATCGGCATGGAATAAATGGGATGAATCCCGTAAAAACTACATTGTTATTAAACCAACTGTAAATTCAGATTTTGAAGCTGTGTACAACGGAATTTTAACCAATTTTCAAAAACGAAATATCAGTTTACTGGAATTTACAGATTTTATGGAAAGTTATAATCAGGCAGCTGTTCAGTTAAACGAACTCAAGAAAAAAGTAGCACTTTCCGGCGAAGAATTAAATAGTACAATCAACAAAGACTTATTTTAAAACTAAATAAAATGAAATATAAACTAATTATAGGAATTGCTCTTGTGAGTTTATCAATTACAAGCTGTAAAAAGGAAGTTGAAAATCCTGAAACCAGTACCTCTTTTGCATTAAGTGACGCCATGCTAAAAACCACTACAACGGCTGTAGCACAAACGCAGCCCGTAAAAAATGAATTAAGTTTTTACGGAAAAATTACAGCCGACAATAATAAAATGATTGATGTATACCCGCTTGTAGGCGGAAATGTAGTAAAAGTAAATGTAGAACTTGGAGATTATGTACGTAAAGGACAAGTTCTGGCTACCATAAAAAGTACTGATATTGCTGATTTTGAAAAGCAGTCTATTGATGCAAAAAGTGATTTATTAGTAGCAAAAAATGGTTTAAAAGTAGCTCAGGAATTATTTGACGGAAAATTAAATTCAGAAAGTGATGTACTTCAGGCAAAATCAGAAGTGAACAAAGCACAGTCTCAATTGAATAAAATTCAGGAAACCTATAAAATCTATAATATTAAAGCCGGATCTATTTATGAGGTTACGGCCCCAATTAGTGGTTTTATCATTCAAAAAAGCATCAATCAGGATATGCTTTTAAGAAACGACCGCTCTGAGAATATATTTGATATTGCAGAAATCAGCGAAGTTTGGGCATTGGCTAATATTAATGAAATTGATATTAACAAAGTAAAATTAGGAATTGATGCTGATG
It contains:
- a CDS encoding TolC family protein, coding for MKKLYALLLLALFNQVIMAQKTVTLQDCESQFLSKNLFLLASQYNIDASKALTIQARIWDNPTITAELNAYNPERNQYFDIGKEGQKAFGVEQLIYLGGKKRNEIKLAQTNEKLAELQFNDLLRTLKLQLRKSFYTVYYNTKSLETTDNQLTHIEDLINSYTVQVQKGNLPLRDLVRLQSLYLNFKNERMEVVNDNIEEQGNLKLLLNSQENVVPEVSKEEFDKYLKTIPFDLKAFEDEAIVNRPDYLAKQKDIEANELNVKWQKSLSVPDITVGANYDQRSGAFNKEANLTLGIPLPLWNKNKGNIKYAQTILEQSKVEKQNFDLQLQTEITSAWNKWDESRKNYIVIKPTVNSDFEAVYNGILTNFQKRNISLLEFTDFMESYNQAAVQLNELKKKVALSGEELNSTINKDLF
- a CDS encoding efflux RND transporter periplasmic adaptor subunit, which produces MKYKLIIGIALVSLSITSCKKEVENPETSTSFALSDAMLKTTTTAVAQTQPVKNELSFYGKITADNNKMIDVYPLVGGNVVKVNVELGDYVRKGQVLATIKSTDIADFEKQSIDAKSDLLVAKNGLKVAQELFDGKLNSESDVLQAKSEVNKAQSQLNKIQETYKIYNIKAGSIYEVTAPISGFIIQKSINQDMLLRNDRSENIFDIAEISEVWALANINEIDINKVKLGIDADVTTLSYPDKVFKGKVDKIFNVIDPETKAMQARIKLKNPDFMLKPDMNANIKLSFNENQSMIAIPSKAIVFDKSKNFVMIFKDRHNIETRQVEVYRQVGDVTYISSGLKENEKVITNNQLFIYRALNE